Proteins encoded in a region of the Leptolyngbya sp. CCY15150 genome:
- the thiC gene encoding phosphomethylpyrimidine synthase, whose translation MRESWVSPRRGQPIVTQMHYARQGILTEEMRYVAQRENLSPELIQAEVARGRMIIPANINHANLEPMGIGIAATCKVNANIGASPNSSNLDEEVAKLQLAVKYGADTLMDLSTGGGDLDAIRTAIIQASPIPIGTVPIYQALESVHGAIEQLTPDDFLHIIEKHAQQGVDYMTIHAGILIEHLPLVKNRITGIVSRGGGIIARWMLHHHRQNPLYSHFDDIIEIFKRYDVSFSLGDSLRPGCLHDASDAAQLAELKTLGDLTRRAWAQDVQVMVEGPGHVPMDQIEFNVRKQMEECSEAPFYVLGPLVTDIAPGYDHITSAIGAAMAGWYGTAMLCYVTPKEHLGLPNAEDVRNGLIAYKIAAHAADVARHRPGARDRDDALSHARYNFDWNRQFELSLDPDRAREYHDETLPADIYKTAEFCSMCGPKFCPMQTKVDAEALDQLEQFLAQEKVAVS comes from the coding sequence ATGCGTGAATCGTGGGTTAGCCCTCGTCGCGGTCAGCCGATCGTGACGCAGATGCACTATGCTCGGCAGGGCATCTTGACCGAAGAAATGCGCTATGTGGCGCAACGGGAAAACCTATCCCCGGAACTCATTCAAGCTGAAGTGGCGCGGGGGCGGATGATTATTCCCGCCAACATCAACCATGCCAATCTGGAACCCATGGGTATCGGCATCGCCGCCACCTGCAAGGTCAATGCCAATATCGGCGCGTCACCCAACTCATCCAACTTGGATGAAGAAGTAGCCAAGCTACAGTTAGCTGTCAAATATGGTGCAGATACGTTGATGGATCTATCCACCGGCGGCGGTGACTTGGATGCGATTCGCACCGCCATCATCCAAGCCTCACCCATTCCCATCGGCACGGTGCCCATTTACCAGGCTCTAGAGTCGGTGCATGGCGCGATCGAACAGCTCACCCCCGATGATTTTCTGCACATCATCGAAAAACATGCTCAGCAAGGCGTGGACTATATGACCATCCATGCCGGCATTTTGATCGAGCATTTGCCCTTGGTGAAAAACCGGATTACCGGCATCGTATCGCGGGGCGGCGGCATCATTGCCCGCTGGATGCTGCACCACCATCGGCAAAATCCTCTCTATAGCCACTTTGATGACATCATCGAAATCTTCAAACGCTATGATGTGTCCTTCAGTCTAGGCGATTCCCTGCGGCCAGGCTGCCTGCATGATGCCTCCGATGCGGCCCAGCTAGCCGAGCTGAAAACCCTAGGCGACCTCACCCGCCGCGCCTGGGCTCAGGATGTGCAGGTCATGGTGGAGGGGCCAGGGCATGTGCCTATGGATCAAATTGAGTTTAATGTGCGCAAACAAATGGAGGAATGCTCCGAAGCGCCGTTTTATGTCCTAGGCCCGCTGGTGACCGATATCGCACCGGGCTATGACCATATCACCTCCGCCATTGGAGCCGCCATGGCTGGTTGGTATGGTACCGCCATGCTCTGCTACGTGACACCCAAGGAACATCTGGGTTTGCCCAATGCGGAGGATGTGCGCAATGGCCTGATTGCCTACAAAATTGCCGCCCATGCCGCCGACGTCGCTCGCCATCGACCAGGGGCCCGCGATCGCGATGATGCCCTATCCCATGCGCGCTACAACTTTGACTGGAACCGCCAGTTTGAACTCTCCCTCGACCCCGATCGCGCTCGGGAATATCACGACGAAACCCTACCCGCCGATATCTATAAAACAGCGGAATTTTGCTCCATGTGTGGGCCCAAATTCTGCCCCATGCAAACTAAGGTTGATGCCGAAGCCCTAGACCAGCTAGAGCAGTTCCTAGCCCAGGAGAAAGTCGCCGTTTCCTAG